A section of the Methanosarcina mazei S-6 genome encodes:
- a CDS encoding energy-coupling factor ABC transporter permease, with product MHIMEGFLPTPWWQLWFAVSIPVILYGIYKMNNLVKEKREILPLLAVAGAFIFVLSSLKLPSVTGSCSHPTGTGVAAIIFGPAISAVLGTIVLLYQALFLAHGGLTTLGANVFSMGIVGPVVAYLVYKAGMKANINFFVVVFLATAFGDWATYLTTSVQLSLAYPAGGALTIAGFMSSFGKFATVFAVTQVPLAIMEGAISALLFKYVVNVKSDILVEMKVIEDAVVRKLRGISA from the coding sequence ATGCATATAATGGAAGGTTTTTTACCTACTCCCTGGTGGCAGTTATGGTTTGCAGTATCAATTCCCGTGATACTGTACGGCATTTACAAAATGAACAATCTGGTCAAAGAAAAACGCGAAATATTGCCTCTCCTTGCTGTCGCAGGTGCGTTTATTTTTGTGTTATCCTCCCTGAAATTGCCTTCGGTAACCGGAAGCTGTTCCCACCCTACAGGAACCGGAGTTGCAGCAATTATATTCGGTCCGGCAATATCCGCAGTGCTCGGGACTATCGTGCTTCTCTATCAGGCACTTTTCCTTGCGCACGGGGGACTCACAACTCTTGGAGCAAATGTCTTTTCCATGGGCATCGTAGGGCCTGTGGTAGCATACCTTGTTTATAAAGCAGGTATGAAAGCTAATATCAACTTCTTTGTCGTGGTCTTCCTTGCTACGGCTTTTGGGGACTGGGCAACCTATCTAACTACATCCGTGCAACTTTCTCTGGCGTATCCTGCAGGTGGAGCGCTTACTATTGCAGGTTTCATGAGTTCATTCGGCAAATTCGCCACAGTCTTTGCAGTTACTCAGGTGCCCCTTGCGATCATGGAGGGAGCTATCAGTGCCCTGCTCTTCAAGTACGTTGTCAACGTCAAGAGCGACATCCTGGTTGAAATGAAAGTCATTGAAGATGCTGTTGTAAGAAAACTGAGAGGTATTTCCGCATGA
- a CDS encoding phosphopantetheine adenylyltransferase gives MPKVAVGGTFQYLHDGHARLIEKAFEIAGSGKVYIGLTSDEMLQKNHSVESYKIRRSRLLEYIKKMGVPEEKYEVTRLNDPCGPTIEEDFDHIIVSPETYPVALKINTIREKKGKKPLEIVYVEYVMAEDGIPISSTRISKGEIDRHGRLKKEA, from the coding sequence ATGCCAAAGGTCGCCGTAGGCGGTACGTTTCAGTATCTTCATGACGGACACGCCAGATTAATTGAAAAAGCGTTTGAGATAGCAGGCAGTGGAAAAGTCTACATAGGGCTTACTTCGGACGAGATGCTGCAAAAAAACCACAGCGTCGAGAGCTATAAAATCCGAAGGTCACGCCTGCTTGAGTATATAAAAAAAATGGGGGTTCCGGAAGAGAAATACGAAGTTACAAGGCTGAACGATCCCTGCGGCCCAACTATTGAAGAGGACTTCGACCACATAATTGTCTCCCCTGAGACCTATCCGGTTGCCCTGAAAATTAACACTATAAGGGAGAAAAAAGGAAAGAAACCTCTGGAAATTGTATATGTTGAGTACGTGATGGCTGAAGACGGGATACCGATTTCTTCTACCAGGATTTCAAAAGGAGAAATAGACAGGCACGGCAGGTTAAAAAAAGAAGCTTGA
- a CDS encoding methionine synthase — protein sequence MQEIIFIDEGSFPTPEGVTREWVQGAAENRDEDEKLFSIIREAFQIKIDAGVQVPTYPQFRDMIGQFFDIIKDEKNCHEPYVLKEERATILELEAIDEVAKQYKIETGKTLEVRVCIAGPTDMYYQAFGATAFVDVYDILAKDIEKFIKQAFKTAKNFKIKVIALDEIGLGLNDKIQFSDDEIISALTVASTFARQQGADVEIHVYSPLKYELICETPINVIGFEYAGNPSYIDLLDRKVLEDSDAYAGVGISRTDIFSLISIVNEKYGINAWKDKEYMQKIVTELETPDIIKKRLETAYSVLGDRIKYANPDCGLAFWPDQELAFRLLENTAKAVNEFNAEGIINK from the coding sequence ATGCAGGAGATTATTTTTATCGATGAAGGCAGCTTCCCCACACCTGAAGGTGTCACAAGGGAGTGGGTGCAGGGTGCGGCGGAAAACCGGGATGAAGATGAAAAACTCTTTTCAATAATAAGAGAGGCTTTTCAGATAAAAATTGATGCGGGAGTGCAAGTTCCCACATATCCCCAGTTCAGAGACATGATTGGGCAGTTTTTTGATATCATAAAAGACGAAAAAAACTGTCATGAGCCTTATGTGTTGAAAGAGGAACGTGCGACTATCCTTGAGCTGGAAGCAATTGATGAAGTTGCAAAGCAGTATAAAATAGAGACCGGAAAAACTCTCGAAGTCAGGGTCTGTATCGCAGGCCCTACGGATATGTATTATCAGGCTTTTGGGGCAACGGCTTTTGTAGACGTATATGATATCCTTGCTAAGGATATCGAGAAATTCATCAAACAGGCATTTAAAACAGCAAAAAATTTCAAAATTAAAGTTATAGCTCTGGATGAAATCGGCCTTGGGTTAAATGATAAAATTCAGTTTTCCGACGATGAAATTATATCGGCTCTTACCGTTGCCTCTACCTTTGCCAGGCAGCAAGGGGCAGATGTTGAAATTCATGTATATTCCCCATTGAAGTATGAGCTTATATGCGAGACCCCTATCAATGTCATAGGATTTGAGTACGCTGGAAACCCTTCCTACATTGACCTTCTGGACAGAAAAGTGCTGGAAGATTCTGATGCTTATGCAGGGGTCGGGATATCACGGACCGATATTTTCAGCCTTATAAGTATTGTCAATGAAAAGTATGGAATTAATGCCTGGAAGGATAAGGAATACATGCAAAAAATAGTAACCGAGCTCGAGACTCCGGATATTATAAAAAAGAGGCTTGAAACAGCTTATTCGGTTCTCGGGGACCGCATAAAGTATGCGAACCCGGACTGCGGGCTTGCATTCTGGCCGGACCAGGAACTTGCTTTCAGGCTCCTTGAGAATACAGCAAAAGCTGTTAACGAATTTAATGCAGAAGGAATAATTAACAAATAA
- a CDS encoding energy-coupling factor ABC transporter ATP-binding protein, whose protein sequence is MIILETRSLKYSYPDGTAAVQDINIEIKKGKKVAFVGQNGSGKSTLFLLLNGTLKPQEGEILFHGVPFKYDSKSLREIRKSVGIVFQNSDDQIFAPTVYQDVAFGPANLGYSKERVDACVQSALEYVGLIRLKDRPPHHLSGGQKKRVAIAGVMAMEPEVIILDEPLSNLDPVGADEIMDLLNEFNHFGSTIIISTHDVDLAYRWSDYVFLMSNSKLIGQGTPAEVFKEQELLKKAGLRQPTTLEIYHEIERRGLAYGRNSPKTIPDLVNTLKPLDLMWVDVAPGVREGDNLNIGVMYGEYATQSPYEAINATVLHIHPNGRAIVELKRKGIKAGGVLLYDTDKYSPDEVRQIIKEGEIAFVGAMGKKSKTLAEQDGIRLDVTSGVIDKSILMALCGKRCLILTAGGMVDHALKRTREYVDKSGIEFTVGVVNRDGGCKWLEETEGSPEKLKT, encoded by the coding sequence ATGATTATTCTTGAAACCAGGAGCCTTAAATATTCTTACCCTGACGGGACTGCAGCTGTTCAGGACATAAACATAGAGATCAAAAAAGGAAAAAAGGTTGCCTTTGTAGGGCAGAACGGCTCCGGTAAGTCCACCCTTTTCCTGCTCCTTAACGGGACTTTAAAGCCACAGGAAGGTGAAATTCTCTTCCATGGGGTTCCTTTTAAGTACGATTCAAAATCCCTCCGGGAAATCCGGAAATCCGTAGGAATCGTTTTTCAGAATTCCGATGACCAGATCTTTGCTCCCACAGTATACCAGGACGTAGCTTTCGGGCCTGCAAACCTCGGTTATTCAAAAGAAAGAGTCGATGCCTGTGTGCAGAGTGCCCTTGAGTATGTCGGGCTCATCCGCCTGAAGGACAGGCCTCCTCACCACCTCAGCGGTGGGCAGAAAAAAAGGGTTGCAATTGCCGGTGTTATGGCAATGGAGCCTGAAGTGATCATCCTTGATGAGCCCCTCTCAAACCTCGACCCCGTAGGGGCAGACGAGATTATGGATCTTCTCAACGAATTCAACCATTTCGGGAGCACCATTATCATATCAACTCATGATGTGGACCTTGCATACCGCTGGTCTGACTATGTTTTCCTTATGTCAAACAGCAAACTTATAGGGCAGGGTACACCCGCAGAGGTGTTCAAAGAGCAGGAACTCCTTAAAAAAGCGGGCCTGCGCCAGCCCACTACGCTTGAGATTTATCATGAAATTGAGAGAAGAGGCCTTGCATATGGCAGAAACTCCCCCAAAACCATCCCTGACCTTGTCAATACCCTGAAGCCACTTGACCTTATGTGGGTTGACGTCGCTCCCGGAGTCAGGGAGGGAGATAACCTGAATATTGGAGTCATGTACGGAGAGTATGCCACCCAGTCCCCTTACGAGGCGATTAATGCCACTGTCCTGCACATTCACCCCAACGGCAGGGCTATTGTTGAGCTCAAGCGCAAGGGCATCAAAGCAGGCGGAGTGCTGCTTTACGATACTGATAAATATTCCCCGGATGAGGTCAGGCAGATTATCAAAGAAGGAGAAATCGCTTTCGTGGGGGCAATGGGAAAGAAGAGCAAAACCCTTGCCGAACAGGACGGAATCCGCCTGGACGTCACTTCAGGCGTCATAGACAAATCAATCCTTATGGCTCTCTGTGGAAAACGCTGTCTTATCCTTACAGCAGGCGGAATGGTGGACCATGCCCTGAAAAGAACCAGGGAGTACGTGGATAAAAGCGGGATAGAATTTACAGTTGGCGTGGTTAACAGGGACGGAGGATGTAAGTGGCTCGAAGAAACCGAGGGAAGCCCTGAAAAGCTTAAGACATAA
- the cbiQ gene encoding cobalt ECF transporter T component CbiQ has protein sequence MTNILDDYALMSPLRHINNWLKLAIVFFGLLVGVSSTSPIAPLFIALCMSFATVVLGRTPLKFYLKLLLAPAGFALTGVIIIAFFSGSGQELFSFKLAGYPLAVTADGLELALLVLSRSLSGMCCLYFLALTTPMIELFAVLRASRLPESLIELSMLIYRYIFVFLDMVLCIKYAQTVRLGYSNFRRSLNSIAMLGSTLFIRSWEQGDKLFLAMNSRCYDGKMTLFEVHRPVRAVELLLTSAYFLSALALFYFTKNISII, from the coding sequence ATGACAAATATTCTTGATGATTATGCGCTTATGAGCCCACTCAGGCACATAAACAACTGGCTAAAGCTTGCAATAGTCTTTTTCGGGCTGCTTGTGGGAGTCTCATCCACGTCTCCCATAGCTCCTCTCTTCATAGCCCTCTGCATGAGCTTTGCAACTGTTGTTCTCGGCAGGACTCCCCTCAAATTCTACCTGAAACTCCTGCTCGCTCCTGCAGGTTTCGCTCTTACGGGTGTGATTATTATCGCTTTCTTTTCAGGCTCGGGGCAGGAACTGTTTTCCTTCAAACTCGCGGGTTATCCTCTTGCGGTAACTGCAGACGGGCTTGAGCTTGCCCTCCTTGTGCTTTCACGGTCTTTAAGCGGGATGTGCTGCCTTTACTTCCTTGCGCTTACAACCCCGATGATAGAACTCTTTGCCGTGCTCAGGGCTTCCAGGCTACCGGAATCACTCATAGAGCTATCCATGCTGATTTACCGGTATATTTTTGTTTTCCTGGACATGGTTCTTTGCATAAAATATGCCCAGACAGTGAGGCTGGGCTATTCGAATTTCAGGCGGTCACTCAATTCAATAGCCATGCTCGGGAGCACGCTCTTTATCAGGTCCTGGGAGCAGGGAGATAAGCTCTTCCTTGCCATGAATTCCAGGTGTTATGACGGAAAAATGACCCTTTTCGAAGTGCACAGGCCTGTAAGGGCGGTGGAACTCCTGCTGACCTCTGCTTATTTCCTCTCAGCTCTTGCACTTTTTTATTTTACAAAAAACATATCCATCATTTGA
- a CDS encoding YqaA family protein, whose amino-acid sequence MFETLSTFIADYGYLNLFVLSFLASTVLPFGSEALVVALVYQGFSPFSVVMVATTGNFLGSCTTYYLGLKGRHVLEKYLSPSPEKLEKSERLFNKYGVYTLLFTWVPGIGDVITMVAGLMQLSFRSFSVLIFIGKFGRYFAIAYSVVFFSHGL is encoded by the coding sequence ATGTTTGAAACCCTGAGTACTTTTATTGCCGATTACGGTTACCTGAACCTTTTTGTCCTGAGTTTTCTGGCTTCTACAGTCCTGCCTTTCGGCTCAGAGGCTCTGGTAGTCGCTCTTGTTTACCAGGGGTTCAGCCCTTTTTCTGTGGTTATGGTGGCCACTACCGGAAACTTCCTGGGGTCATGCACCACTTATTATCTGGGCTTAAAAGGGCGGCATGTGCTTGAAAAATACCTTTCTCCTTCTCCGGAAAAGCTCGAGAAAAGTGAGAGGCTTTTCAATAAATACGGGGTTTATACTCTCCTTTTTACCTGGGTTCCGGGCATAGGAGATGTAATTACAATGGTTGCAGGACTTATGCAGCTGTCTTTCAGGTCTTTTTCAGTCCTGATTTTTATCGGGAAATTCGGGCGTTATTTTGCAATTGCTTATTCGGTAGTATTTTTCAGTCACGGGCTTTGA
- a CDS encoding TIM barrel protein — translation MLPEKLIFGTAGVPRSTKASNSVAGIARVRELGLDCMELEFVQGVRMSEKVAVNVLEAARRENIALSVHAPYYINLNSSEEEKLKASMERIYQAARIGSLCGAESIVLHAAFYQKSSREAAYQNVSKALSELAGRLRGESIDAVLRPETMGKRAQFGTLDEVLSLSEEIEGVMPCLDFSHLHAREGKENSYPEFTSILSKVEDALGKEGLANMHMHVSGIEYDRNGEKKHLTLKESDFNYPELMKALKEFEVKGLVICESPIMEEDALLLKRTYAEL, via the coding sequence ATGTTACCTGAAAAACTTATTTTTGGGACTGCAGGAGTTCCCAGAAGCACGAAAGCCAGCAACAGCGTTGCAGGAATAGCTAGGGTCAGAGAACTGGGGCTTGACTGCATGGAACTTGAGTTCGTGCAGGGAGTCCGTATGAGTGAAAAAGTGGCAGTAAACGTCCTGGAAGCAGCCAGAAGAGAAAATATAGCCCTGAGCGTACATGCACCTTACTACATCAACCTGAACTCTTCTGAAGAAGAAAAATTAAAAGCCAGCATGGAAAGGATATATCAGGCTGCAAGGATAGGCAGCCTCTGTGGAGCAGAGTCGATAGTGCTGCACGCAGCCTTTTACCAGAAGAGCAGCAGGGAAGCCGCTTATCAGAACGTCTCAAAAGCCCTCAGTGAGCTTGCAGGACGGCTCCGGGGTGAAAGCATAGATGCAGTCCTTCGCCCTGAGACCATGGGCAAACGTGCTCAGTTCGGAACCCTTGATGAGGTGCTTTCTTTAAGCGAAGAGATCGAAGGGGTCATGCCCTGCCTTGACTTTTCCCATCTGCACGCAAGGGAAGGAAAGGAAAACTCCTATCCCGAATTTACGTCAATCCTCTCGAAAGTGGAGGACGCCCTTGGAAAAGAAGGGCTTGCAAACATGCATATGCACGTATCAGGAATAGAATACGACAGAAACGGAGAAAAAAAGCACCTGACCCTTAAAGAATCCGATTTTAACTATCCCGAACTTATGAAAGCCCTTAAAGAATTTGAAGTTAAAGGGCTTGTTATCTGCGAAAGCCCAATAATGGAAGAAGATGCACTTCTTCTGAAAAGGACTTACGCGGAATTATAA
- a CDS encoding energy-coupling factor ABC transporter substrate-binding protein — MSRKLELIVLAIFLVFAVQFVYMSSTSDAEYGGADGEAENVINEITGGTYEPNAEPFWEPPSGEIESLLFGLQAAIGAGIIGYFLGYYKAKGRYENDLGYKDKKKSESDKHSL, encoded by the coding sequence ATGAGCAGAAAACTGGAACTTATTGTACTCGCAATTTTCCTGGTCTTTGCAGTGCAGTTCGTTTATATGTCATCCACGTCAGACGCCGAATACGGAGGAGCTGACGGGGAAGCTGAAAATGTTATCAATGAGATCACCGGCGGAACCTATGAGCCAAATGCAGAACCTTTCTGGGAGCCTCCAAGTGGTGAAATTGAAAGCCTCCTCTTTGGCCTTCAGGCAGCTATCGGCGCAGGGATTATCGGTTATTTCCTTGGCTACTACAAGGCAAAAGGCCGATACGAAAACGATCTTGGATATAAAGATAAAAAAAAGTCAGAAAGTGACAAACATTCCTTATAA